Proteins encoded in a region of the Sander lucioperca isolate FBNREF2018 chromosome 4, SLUC_FBN_1.2, whole genome shotgun sequence genome:
- the notum1b gene encoding inactive palmitoleoyl-protein carboxylesterase notum1b has translation MQSRGVVKSRASLSAVRSCLLLLFIHMSAPVEARRVHGARAQSRRVQQQQQQPPAHRERVEGAESFPLDFTAVEGNMDNFMVQIKNLAQSLYPCSAQKLDQDMKLHFLKNVSVTCNDGSAAGYYIKESKGSKRWLLFLEGGWYCFNRQTCDSRYETMRRLMSSTKWPQTKTGTGILSPQPEENPHWWNANMVFIPYCSSDVWSGATPKTDHSDYAFMGSLIIKEVVNELLTKGLDNAKVLLLAGSSAGGTGVLLNVDYVAEQLESQGHRGVQVRGLADSGWFLDNKQYKLTDCLDTISCAPTEAIKRGIRYWGGLVPESCRQAHVGEEWNCFFGYKVFPMLKSPVFVVQWLFDEAQLTADNIHLTGQPVHEGQWRYIQNLGQELRSTLRDVPAMFAPACLSHELITRSYWMDIQVKGTSLPRALHCWDRSLQANNHINSSNHNHLKHKTQPMRGCPLHLIDSCPWPHCNPSCPTIRDQLTGQEMSVIQFLKHMGFDVQKMAQQQGMDPRKLLGMLNNGS, from the exons ATGCAGAGCCGTGGTGTGGTGAAAAGCCGGGCCAGTCTGTCCGCGGTGCGCTCCTGCTTGCTGCTGCTCTTCATCCACATGAGCGCACCGGTGGAGGCGAGGAGAGTACACGGCGCTCGGGCGCAGAGTCGGCgggtgcagcagcagcagcagcagcctccaGCGCACAGGGAGCGGGTGGAAGGAGCAGAGAGCTTCCCGTTAGACTTTACAGCCGTGGAGGGCAACATGGACAACTTCATGGTACAGATAAAGAACTTAGCGCAGTCACTGTACCCGTGCTCTGCGCAGAAGCTGGATCAAGACATGAAGTTGCACTTTTTGAAGAATGTATCTGTGACTTGCAATGACGGTTCAGCAGCAGG GTACTACATCAAGGAGTCTAAAGGCAGCAAGAGGTGGCTGCTGTTCTTAGAAG gtggATGGTACTGTTTCAACAGGCAGACCTGTGACAGCAGGTATGAGACGATGAGGAGACTGATGAGCTCCACCAAGTGGCCACAAACCAAAACAG GAACAGGAATCCTGTCTCCTCAGCCAGAGGAAAACCCTCACTGGTGGAACGCCAACATGGT CTTCATCCCGTACTGCTCCAGTGATGTGTGGAGCGGAGCCACACCGAAGACAGATCACA GTGATTATGCGTTCATGGGCTCTCTGATCATTAAGGAGGTGGTGAACGAGCTGCTGACAAAAGGACTGGACAATGCCAAGGTTCTGCTTCTGGCAGGAAGCAG TGCGGGCGGTACAGGTGTCCTGCTGAACGTGGACTACGTTGCAGAGCAGCTGGAGTCGCAGGGCCACCGAGGGGTGCAGGTCAGGGGCCTGGCTGACTCCGGATGGTTCCTGGACAACAAACAGTACAAATTAACAGACTGCCTGGACACCATCAGCTGTGCCCCCACTGAGGCCATTAAGAGAGGCATCAG GTACTGGGGCGGTCTGGTGCCAGAGAGCTGCAGACAGGCTCATGTGGGAGAGGAATGGAACTGTTTCTTTGGATATAAAGTCTTCCCCATGTTAAAAA GCCCGGTGTTTGTGGTGCAATGGCTGTTTGACGAGGCCCAGCTGACGGCCGACAACATCCACCTGACCGGGCAGCCCGTCCACGAGGGCCAGTGGAGGTACATACAGAACCTGGGACAGGAGCTGAGGAGTACGCTACGTGACGTACC GGCGATGTTTGCTCCGGCCTGTCTGTCGCATGAACTCATTACTAGATC CTACTGGATGGACATTCAGGTCAAAGGCACCTCTCTGCCCAGAGCCCTCCACTGCTGGGACCGCAGCCTCCAAGCCAACAACCATATCAACAGCAGCAACCACAACCACCTAAAGCACAAGACCCAGCCTATGAGGGGTTGCCCTCTacatttgattgacagctgccCATGGCCACACTGTAATCCCTCCTGCCCAACTATTCGGGACCAGCTGACAGGACAGGAGATGAGCGTGATCCAGTTCCTGAAGCACATGGGCTTTGACGTGCAGAAGATGGCCCAGCAGCAGGGGATGGACCCCAGGAAACTACTGGGCATGCTCAATAACGGGAGCTGA